A stretch of DNA from Methylosinus sp. LW4:
TCATCAGCCGCAGCACCTCATGGGCGAGCGTCACATGCGAGCCGGAGAGGATCGAAAGGCCGACGCAATGCGCGCCTTCCTTCTGCGCCGTCTCGACCAGCTCGGCCGGCGTCGAGCGAATGCCGGCGTAGATCACCTCGAAGCCGGCGTCGCGGGCGCGCACGGCGATCTGCTCGGCGCCGTTGGAATGGCCGTCGAGGCCCGGCTTGCCGACCAAAAATTTGGCGCGCTGGCCGATCTTGGTGGAGACGCGCTGCACCTCCTCGCGCACCGAGTCGAGCTGGCCGCCGACCTGCCGCGCCGTGGCGGAGACGCCGGTCGGCGCGCGATATTCGCCGAACACGCCGCGCAGCACGGTTCCCCATTCGCCCGTCGTCACGCCGGCCTTGGCGGCGGCAATGGACGGCTCGACCATATTTCGGCCTTCCTTCGCGGCGCGCACCAGCGCGTCCAGCGCAGCCTGCGCGGCCTTGGCGTCGCGCTGCTCGCGCCAAGCGTTCAGCCGGGCGATCTGCTCGGCCTCGACATGCTCCGGCACGACCATGATCTGATTGTCGCCCGCGGTGAGCGGCGAGGGCTCGCCCTCGGTGAATTTATTGACGCCGACGACGATCTGCTCGCCGGCCTCGATCGCCTCGAGCCGCGCGGTGTTGCTCTCGACGAGCTTGGATTTCATATAGCCGGCCTCGACCGCCGCAGCGGCTCCGCCCAGCTCGTCGATCTTCTTCAGCTCGGCGACAGCCTCTTCCTTCAGCGCCGCGACCTTTTTGGCGATCGCCGGATTGCCGTCGAAGATGTCGCCATATTCCAGAAGATCGGTCTCATAAGCCATGATCTGCTGCATGCGCAGCGACCATTGCTGATCAAAGGGCCGCGGCAGGCCGAGCGCCTCGTTCCACGCCGGCAGCTGCACGGCGCGGGCGCGCGCGTTCTTCGACAGCACGACGGCCAGCGATTCGATCAATATGCGATAGACGTTGTTCTCCGGCTGCTGCTCGGTGAGGCCGAGAGAATTCACCTGCACGCCATAGCGGAAGCGGCGGGACTTCTCGTCCGTGACGCCATAGCGGTCGCGCGTGATCTCGTCCCACAGCTCGACGAAAGCGCGCATCTTGCACAGCTCGGTGACGAAGCGCATTCCGGCGTTGACGAAGAAGGAGATGCGGCCGACGACCTCGGCGAAATCCTTTTCCGAAAGGCCGGCGGTCTTCACCCCGTCGAGAATGGCGCAAGCCGTCGCGAGCGCATAGGCCAGCTCCTGCGCCGGCGTCGCGCCGGCCTCCTGCAGATGGTAGGAGCAGACATTCATCGGGTTGAACTTCGGACACTCTTTCGTCGTGAAGAGAATGAGGTCCTGCGTCAGCCGCAGCGATTGCGCCGGCGGAAACACATAAGAGCCGCGCGACAGATATTCCTTGATGATGTCGTTCTGCGTCGTGCCTTGCAGCTTTGCGCGCGGCGCGCCCTGCTCGTCCGCCGCGGCGATATAGAGCGCGAACAGCCAGACGGCGGTGGCGTTGATGGTCATCGACGTGTTCATATCCGCGATCGGAATGCCGTCGAACAAAGTGCGCATGTCGCCGAGATGCGACACCGGAACGCCGACCTTGCCGACCTCGCCGCGCGAGAGAATGTGATCGCTGTCATAGCCGGTCTGGGTCGGCAGATCGAAAGCGATGGAGAGACCCGTCTGGCCCTTGGCGAGGTTGGAGCGATAGAGAAGATTCGACTCCTTGGCCGTGGAATGGCCGGCATAGGTGCGGAACAGCCAGGGCTTGTCGCGACGGGGTGCGGATTCGGTCATGTGTTCGGTCCCTCCGGGACTTGCGATAACATAAGACGCAGGCGGGACGGAAGCGGGCGGGCGCCGCGTCAGCCGCTCTTGCGGCCGAGCGCCCGCTCCATGGCGAAGACGCGCAGGGCGGAGGAGAGATTGGCGCGGCCGCGGCCGGCGTCTATGCGCGCGACGAGGCCAGCGAGCGAGCAGCCTTCCTCCTCGGACGCCGTCTTCAGCGCCTCCCAGAAAATGCGCTCCAGCGACACGCTGGTGCTGTGGCCGGCGATGACCAGCGAATGCTTGGCGACGGTCGAGGCTTTGTCCTCCTCGGCCGCCGGCTCGGGGTGCGCGGCCCTGCTCGAGGGCGCGCGGGCGCGTCTGCGGGTCATGGTCTCATCGGTTCCGCGCTCCGGCGATCGGGAAATGCTCTGTCTTGTCCCAATAGAATGGCCTGACGCACAGCTCGCGCAAGGCGCGCCAGGAGGCGAGGGACAGCATCAGGCTCCACAGCGGCCAGCGCAGCAGCGCCGGCCAGAGCCAGACAATATCCGCCTCGCCCATGGCGACCGCGCGCGGCCAGACGCTGGCCGCGAGGCCGCCGGCGGCGGTGAGGCAGAAGAGGAAGCTGGCGAGGCCGTCGGCCAGCGTCCTCGGCGCCAGCAGCGCGCCGAAACCCGCGTCATGGACGAGGCAGAGGAGAAAAATCGGCCCATGCAGCGGCGCGATGAAGCCGCCCGCCAATAGGGCCAGCGTCGTGACGCCGCGCAGGGCGCCGAGATCAGCGAAATAGGCGGAAGGCTCGCGGCAATGGACCAGCGCCGTCTGCATCCAGCCTTTCATCCAGCGGCTGCGCTGCGCCACCAGTGCGGCAAAGCGCGTCGGCGCCTGCTCCTGCGTGCGCGAGGCGAAGGTGCGGACCGTATAGCCGCGCCGCGCCAGCCGCAGGCCGAGATCGGCGTCCTCCGTCACATTGAACGCGTCCCAGGCGCCGACGGCGCGCAGCGCGGACAGGCGAAAATGATTGGAGGAGCCGCCGAGGAAAAAGGGCAGGCCTGCCGCCGAGGCGCCTTTGTCGATCACATCGAACAGGACGGCGTAGTCGATGCAGAACATGGCCGTCATCCAGCTGCGCCGGTGATTGTGGATGAACAGGCTGGCCTGCAGGCAGGCGAGAGTCTCGTCGGCGGCGGCGAACAGCGCCGCCGCGTCGCGCAGCTGGCCGCGGTCGGGCAAATCTTCCGCGTCGAAGACGGCGACGAGCGAGCCGCGCAGAAATGGCGTCGCCACATTCAGCGCGCGCGGCTTGGTGCGCGGCGCGCCGGGCGGCGCAACGATGATCTCCCACCCCGGCCGCAGATGCGCGGCGCGCAGCGCGGCTGTGGTGGCGACGTCGTCGCATTCCACCACGAATTTGACGTCCAGCTTGGCGCGCGGATAATCGATCGCGTCCAGCGCCTCGGTCAATTGCGGAACCACGCCGGCCTCGTCGTAGAGCGCCACGATAATGGAATAGAGCGGCAGATCGCGCTCTTCCAAGGCCGGCGCGGCGCCGCTCGCCGCTTTGCGGATCGCGCAGAAATAAAGGCGCAGGCCGATATTGGCGAGAAACAGCAGAGCGAGCAGCGCCGCGGCGGCGCGCGAGGGCGCCCCGGCCGGCGAGAGCCAGGCCGCGAGCAGAGTGAGATTGCCGAGCGCGAAAGCAATGGGCGCGCGGCCGGCGAGCGCCCGCCGCGCCGCCAGCTCCGGCGCGACGCGCTCCACCGAATAGGCGGCGGCCTCGGCCAGCCGGCGCGACGAGGAGCCGCGCAGCGCCTCCTCGAAATGGGAGGGGCGCGTGATGGCGAAGAGCGGCCGCCCGGCGGAAGAGCGCGTCACGCCGATGAGCCGGGCGATGTCGTCGCCGCGCGGCGCGAACAGCCAGCGCATCCCTCGCGGCTCCTCGGCGAGGCGGGCGTAGCCGCGCGCGGCGTCTTGCTCCAGGCTCTCGGACGGCTCCAGCG
This window harbors:
- a CDS encoding protein meaA, encoding MTESAPRRDKPWLFRTYAGHSTAKESNLLYRSNLAKGQTGLSIAFDLPTQTGYDSDHILSRGEVGKVGVPVSHLGDMRTLFDGIPIADMNTSMTINATAVWLFALYIAAADEQGAPRAKLQGTTQNDIIKEYLSRGSYVFPPAQSLRLTQDLILFTTKECPKFNPMNVCSYHLQEAGATPAQELAYALATACAILDGVKTAGLSEKDFAEVVGRISFFVNAGMRFVTELCKMRAFVELWDEITRDRYGVTDEKSRRFRYGVQVNSLGLTEQQPENNVYRILIESLAVVLSKNARARAVQLPAWNEALGLPRPFDQQWSLRMQQIMAYETDLLEYGDIFDGNPAIAKKVAALKEEAVAELKKIDELGGAAAAVEAGYMKSKLVESNTARLEAIEAGEQIVVGVNKFTEGEPSPLTAGDNQIMVVPEHVEAEQIARLNAWREQRDAKAAQAALDALVRAAKEGRNMVEPSIAAAKAGVTTGEWGTVLRGVFGEYRAPTGVSATARQVGGQLDSVREEVQRVSTKIGQRAKFLVGKPGLDGHSNGAEQIAVRARDAGFEVIYAGIRSTPAELVETAQKEGAHCVGLSILSGSHVTLAHEVLRLMKEKGLGEVPLVVGGIIPPADEKLLRDNGVAAVYTPKNYDLNAIMTDLAQIIEKSVEGRA
- a CDS encoding ribbon-helix-helix domain-containing protein; the protein is MTRRRARAPSSRAAHPEPAAEEDKASTVAKHSLVIAGHSTSVSLERIFWEALKTASEEEGCSLAGLVARIDAGRGRANLSSALRVFAMERALGRKSG
- a CDS encoding glycosyltransferase family 2 protein, producing MSVNPVDRVSPYPPAPHRDDGAIFPRRREPEFSLARQRARPASETPAPGAGRPLPPEIAFLAAHGAPLVMLQYGATIARRQGVKADAALIAEGLIPEERFYRILAAELRVPYLEAPPALEPSESLEQDAARGYARLAEEPRGMRWLFAPRGDDIARLIGVTRSSAGRPLFAITRPSHFEEALRGSSSRRLAEAAAYSVERVAPELAARRALAGRAPIAFALGNLTLLAAWLSPAGAPSRAAAALLALLFLANIGLRLYFCAIRKAASGAAPALEERDLPLYSIIVALYDEAGVVPQLTEALDAIDYPRAKLDVKFVVECDDVATTAALRAAHLRPGWEIIVAPPGAPRTKPRALNVATPFLRGSLVAVFDAEDLPDRGQLRDAAALFAAADETLACLQASLFIHNHRRSWMTAMFCIDYAVLFDVIDKGASAAGLPFFLGGSSNHFRLSALRAVGAWDAFNVTEDADLGLRLARRGYTVRTFASRTQEQAPTRFAALVAQRSRWMKGWMQTALVHCREPSAYFADLGALRGVTTLALLAGGFIAPLHGPIFLLCLVHDAGFGALLAPRTLADGLASFLFCLTAAGGLAASVWPRAVAMGEADIVWLWPALLRWPLWSLMLSLASWRALRELCVRPFYWDKTEHFPIAGARNR